In Halobaculum limi, one DNA window encodes the following:
- a CDS encoding thiamine pyrophosphate-dependent enzyme: MSAFSAIGEEREIDRNEYTPEIEPQPTWCPGCGDFGVLKALKGALPDVGRSPEETLLVTGIGCSGKLNSYLDSYGFHTIHGRSLPVARAAKLANPDVEVIAAGGDGDGYGIGGNHFMHTARENHDMTYIVFNNEIFGLTKGQTSPTSPKGHKSKTQPHGSAKSPIRPLSLALTSGASFVARTAAVNPNQAQRILAEAMAHDGFAHVDFLTQCPTWNKDAKQYVPYTDINDSDDYDFDPTNRADAQKLMRETEDKLYEGEVLTGVYYRDEERPSYQQEKQTVGEMPDEPLAERYFDDDYEWERSYDRFIDKHK; encoded by the coding sequence ATGAGCGCATTCAGTGCTATCGGTGAGGAACGCGAGATCGACCGTAACGAGTACACTCCCGAGATCGAACCGCAGCCGACGTGGTGTCCGGGCTGTGGTGACTTCGGCGTCCTGAAGGCGCTGAAGGGCGCGCTGCCCGACGTCGGCCGCTCGCCCGAGGAGACGCTGCTGGTGACCGGGATCGGCTGTTCGGGGAAGCTGAACAGCTACCTCGACAGCTACGGGTTCCACACCATCCACGGCCGCTCGCTGCCGGTCGCCCGCGCGGCGAAACTCGCCAACCCGGACGTCGAAGTCATCGCCGCTGGCGGTGACGGTGACGGCTACGGTATCGGCGGGAACCACTTCATGCACACCGCCCGGGAGAACCACGATATGACGTATATCGTGTTCAACAACGAGATCTTCGGGCTGACGAAGGGGCAGACCTCCCCGACCAGTCCGAAGGGGCACAAGTCGAAGACCCAGCCCCACGGCTCGGCAAAGTCGCCGATCCGGCCGCTGTCGCTGGCGCTGACCTCGGGCGCGTCGTTCGTCGCCCGCACCGCCGCGGTGAACCCGAACCAGGCCCAGCGCATCCTCGCGGAGGCGATGGCCCACGACGGGTTCGCGCACGTCGACTTCCTGACGCAGTGCCCGACGTGGAACAAGGACGCCAAGCAGTACGTCCCGTACACGGACATCAACGACTCCGACGACTACGACTTCGACCCGACGAACCGGGCCGACGCGCAGAAACTGATGCGCGAGACGGAGGACAAACTGTACGAGGGCGAGGTGCTCACCGGCGTCTACTACCGCGACGAGGAGCGCCCCTCCTACCAGCAGGAGAAGCAGACCGTCGGCGAGATGCCTGACGAACCGCTCGCCGAGCGCTACTTCGACGACGACTACGAGTGGGAGCGCTCGTACGATCGGTTCATCGACAAGCACAAGTGA
- the lrpA1 gene encoding HTH-type transcriptional regulator LrpA1: MSTSSTADRILEVLEQDAQASYADIAERAGVSKPTVRKYINQLEDEGVIVGYSAEVDPKKLSGKTIALVGIDVDSERYVAATRALKELDSVESLYSSSGDHMFMAEVRASDGDELGEVISDEIGGVDGVTAAHPSVLQERLK, encoded by the coding sequence ATGAGTACCTCCTCGACGGCCGACCGCATCCTCGAAGTGTTAGAGCAGGATGCGCAGGCCTCCTACGCGGACATCGCCGAACGGGCCGGCGTCTCCAAGCCGACCGTTCGAAAGTACATCAACCAACTCGAAGACGAGGGCGTCATCGTCGGCTACTCTGCGGAGGTCGACCCGAAGAAGCTCTCGGGCAAGACCATCGCCCTCGTCGGCATCGACGTCGACAGCGAACGCTACGTGGCGGCGACGCGCGCGCTGAAGGAACTCGACTCGGTGGAGTCGCTGTACAGTTCCTCCGGTGACCATATGTTTATGGCCGAGGTGCGTGCGAGCGACGGCGACGAACTCGGCGAGGTCATCTCCGACGAGATCGGCGGCGTCGACGGCGTTACCGCCGCCCACCCGTCCGTCCTCCAGGAGCGACTGAAGTAA
- a CDS encoding DsrE family protein — translation MNTVIHLTTAEEADCSHAVRSARLLAGHEWLDHDAVTLLLHRTGARLAGPDSPFADDVADLLTRGVSVTVGESCLRRLGLTGETLAGVDTVSSGVAELVRLQSEGFNYVKIP, via the coding sequence ATGAACACCGTCATCCACCTGACGACCGCGGAGGAAGCCGACTGCAGCCACGCGGTCAGGTCTGCTCGACTCCTCGCTGGCCACGAGTGGCTCGACCACGACGCGGTGACGCTGTTGCTCCACCGAACTGGGGCCCGACTCGCTGGCCCCGACTCCCCGTTCGCGGACGACGTGGCCGACCTCCTGACGCGAGGCGTGTCGGTGACGGTCGGGGAGTCGTGTCTCCGACGACTCGGCCTCACTGGGGAGACGCTGGCCGGTGTTGACACGGTGTCGAGTGGCGTCGCGGAGCTAGTCCGTCTCCAATCTGAGGGGTTCAACTACGTGAAAATTCCGTGA
- the dinB gene encoding DNA polymerase IV, with protein sequence MEETLPGAPTDEGGERVILHVDMDCFYASCERLKEPVLAGAAVVVGMGYEPGDTIGAVATASYEARAYGVESAQPISQALERLPRMADADAAAAAAPDPADAGYYRPVDMDYYKEVAAEVKAVLHDVADTVREVSIDEAYLDVTDRTAWTVVDDDAGGERTLAEGFARHVRERIEREAGVPASVGVAPNMATAKVASDFDKPDGLTVVRPGEVAEFLAPLPVLDIHGVGPVTASDLAEMGIETAGDLAAADPAELEARFGSRGREFHDRANGRDDREVTPTGRPKSLSRESAGRTDDEETKRETIRTLAADVADRARSRGAMYRTIGVKVVRPPFDVNTRAESLSGPVDDPDLVEAVALDLLTEFEGEEVRKLGVRVSNLSFAAEDQATLGGYEDVSAAGEADETGDTEDAGEGVTRRAVDGDTTLDEWANEGDPDAWRERRDRRRRGQVDLDAFE encoded by the coding sequence ATGGAGGAGACGCTCCCCGGCGCACCGACCGACGAGGGTGGGGAGCGCGTGATCTTACACGTCGATATGGACTGCTTTTACGCCTCGTGTGAGCGCCTGAAAGAGCCGGTACTCGCGGGAGCGGCTGTCGTCGTCGGGATGGGCTACGAACCCGGCGACACTATCGGCGCGGTCGCGACCGCCAGTTACGAGGCCCGCGCGTACGGCGTCGAGTCGGCCCAGCCAATCTCGCAGGCGCTCGAACGCCTCCCGCGGATGGCGGACGCCGACGCCGCCGCCGCCGCCGCTCCGGACCCGGCGGACGCGGGCTACTACCGCCCCGTCGATATGGACTACTACAAAGAGGTCGCGGCGGAGGTGAAGGCCGTTCTCCACGACGTCGCCGACACGGTTCGGGAGGTGAGCATCGACGAGGCGTACCTCGACGTGACCGACCGCACGGCGTGGACGGTCGTCGACGACGACGCCGGCGGGGAGCGAACGCTCGCGGAGGGGTTCGCCCGGCACGTCCGCGAACGGATCGAACGCGAGGCGGGCGTCCCCGCCAGCGTCGGCGTCGCGCCGAATATGGCGACCGCGAAAGTCGCCTCCGACTTCGACAAACCGGATGGGCTCACGGTCGTCCGTCCCGGCGAGGTGGCCGAGTTCCTCGCACCCCTCCCCGTCTTGGACATCCACGGCGTCGGCCCCGTCACCGCGAGCGACCTCGCCGAGATGGGCATCGAGACGGCGGGCGACCTCGCCGCGGCCGACCCTGCAGAACTGGAAGCACGATTCGGCTCTCGGGGGCGGGAGTTCCACGACCGCGCGAACGGCCGCGACGACCGCGAGGTGACGCCCACGGGCCGCCCCAAGTCGCTCTCGCGGGAGTCGGCCGGGCGAACCGACGACGAGGAGACGAAACGCGAGACGATCCGGACGCTCGCGGCGGACGTGGCCGACCGCGCCCGGTCGCGCGGGGCGATGTACCGCACCATCGGGGTGAAGGTGGTGCGCCCACCGTTCGACGTGAACACGCGGGCGGAATCGCTGTCGGGGCCCGTGGACGATCCCGACCTCGTCGAAGCGGTGGCCCTCGACTTGCTCACCGAGTTCGAGGGCGAGGAGGTGCGGAAACTCGGCGTCAGGGTGTCAAATCTGTCGTTCGCCGCCGAAGATCAGGCGACGCTCGGCGGGTACGAGGATGTGTCGGCGGCGGGCGAGGCGGACGAGACTGGAGACACCGAAGATGCGGGCGAAGGCGTGACCCGCCGGGCCGTCGACGGTGACACGACCCTCGACGAGTGGGCCAACGAGGGCGACCCGGACGCCTGGCGCGAGCGGCGGGACCGTCGCCGTCGTGGGCAGGTCGACCTCGACGCGTTCGAGTGA
- a CDS encoding cation:proton antiporter, whose translation MDGLGLLLTVGILFTALALAGAIAQRVGQSVIPAYILVGVLAGPAAPAVAGRSLALLPSAEPLRLLADLGVVLLLFFVGVELSLEQLFSNRTRFLRAGVADVGISLPLGFLLGIAFGFTWLEAGFLALIVFNSSTVIIAKSLVDLGWIADVESRAILGVVVIEDVATALGFAVLSALLAGGTDLSGLVVSIGLSTAFLIALVAAAYYGAAALDRAFEAASGELFLLGVLGVGALVAGAGLLVGVSEAVAAFLVGTAFGRTSHVGRVRRLLAPIRDLFAAVFFVVIGLQTDPRLLAATLVPVLIAAVVTTAGQLVSGTLAGRAYGLDTRRAVRVGCALTPRGEFSLVIAAFLVTAGTTPALRDTIPSFTVGYVLVTSVLGTVLMRNADRITAVLPSRISGS comes from the coding sequence GTGGACGGACTCGGCCTCCTCCTCACGGTGGGCATCCTCTTCACGGCGCTGGCGCTCGCTGGCGCGATCGCACAGCGGGTGGGCCAGTCGGTCATCCCTGCGTACATCCTCGTGGGAGTGCTCGCCGGCCCCGCCGCTCCAGCGGTCGCCGGCCGCTCGCTCGCGCTCCTTCCGAGCGCAGAACCGTTGCGACTCCTGGCGGATCTGGGAGTGGTGCTACTCCTCTTTTTCGTCGGGGTAGAGTTGAGCCTCGAACAGTTGTTCTCGAACCGAACACGGTTCCTCCGTGCAGGCGTCGCCGACGTCGGCATCAGCCTCCCGCTGGGGTTTTTGCTCGGGATCGCCTTCGGATTCACGTGGCTGGAGGCGGGCTTTCTCGCGCTGATCGTCTTCAACTCCTCGACGGTGATCATTGCGAAGTCGCTCGTCGACCTCGGCTGGATCGCCGACGTCGAGAGCCGGGCGATCCTCGGCGTGGTCGTGATCGAAGATGTGGCGACCGCCCTCGGGTTCGCGGTGTTGTCGGCACTCCTCGCCGGCGGGACCGACCTGTCCGGACTGGTCGTCTCCATCGGACTGTCGACGGCGTTCTTGATCGCGCTCGTCGCCGCCGCGTACTACGGCGCCGCCGCTCTCGACCGGGCGTTCGAGGCTGCGTCCGGCGAGTTGTTCCTGCTGGGCGTCCTCGGCGTCGGCGCACTCGTCGCCGGCGCAGGCCTCCTCGTCGGCGTGAGCGAGGCGGTCGCGGCGTTCCTCGTCGGTACCGCCTTCGGTCGGACGAGCCACGTCGGGCGGGTCCGCCGGCTACTCGCCCCGATTCGCGACCTCTTCGCGGCAGTGTTCTTCGTCGTGATCGGCCTCCAAACCGACCCCCGACTACTCGCGGCGACGCTCGTGCCGGTCCTCATCGCTGCCGTCGTCACCACAGCTGGCCAACTCGTGAGCGGCACCCTCGCCGGGCGGGCGTACGGCCTCGACACCCGTCGTGCTGTCAGGGTAGGGTGTGCGCTGACCCCGCGTGGGGAGTTTTCGCTCGTAATCGCGGCGTTTCTCGTGACAGCTGGAACCACGCCGGCGCTCAGAGACACCATCCCGTCCTTCACCGTCGGTTACGTGCTGGTGACGAGTGTCCTCGGAACGGTGTTGATGCGCAACGCCGACCGGATCACGGCGGTGCTTCCCAGTCGAATCTCCGGGTCGTGA
- a CDS encoding cation:proton antiporter regulatory subunit: protein MRITETELPGVGRRYTASFPDGSQFVIVHGNDGRRRTYWRGDRDGDSEPLFELTESQARKVAELFEGSYFTPVAADLDEAFEDAPIRWVEVGADSPLAGRTIREARLRTETGVSVLGIRRDDGLISNPDPDTRIEGGDTLVVVGTGDAYDELSRFLSG, encoded by the coding sequence ATGCGGATCACCGAGACGGAACTCCCCGGCGTCGGTCGGCGCTACACCGCGTCGTTTCCCGACGGCAGTCAGTTCGTCATCGTTCACGGGAACGACGGCCGCCGTCGGACCTACTGGCGGGGCGACCGGGACGGCGACAGCGAACCGCTGTTCGAACTCACCGAGTCACAGGCGCGGAAGGTAGCCGAACTGTTCGAGGGAAGCTACTTCACCCCAGTGGCGGCAGACCTCGACGAGGCGTTCGAGGACGCCCCGATCAGGTGGGTCGAAGTCGGCGCCGACTCGCCGCTCGCGGGCCGAACGATCCGCGAGGCGCGGCTCCGCACAGAAACGGGCGTGTCGGTCCTCGGAATCCGCCGCGACGACGGACTGATCTCGAACCCCGACCCCGACACGCGGATCGAAGGGGGCGATACGCTCGTCGTCGTCGGCACCGGAGACGCGTACGACGAACTCAGCCGCTTCCTCTCCGGCTAG
- a CDS encoding helicase HerA domain-containing protein produces the protein MSEETITVADVSDGVGGESGLSAGTPISLPVVEILTGRGFITGKSGSGKSNTASVVIEKLLENNFPVLIVDSDGEYYGLKEEFEVLHVGADEECDIQVSAEHAGKIASLALEQNVPIILDVSGYLDEEEGSKLIRETARQLFAKEKKLKKPFLMLVEECHEYIPEGAGMDKTGKTLIKIGKRGRKHGLGIVGISQRPADVKKDFITQCDWLCWHRLTWDNDTKVVSRILGSEYGDAVEDLDDGESFLMTDWAESIRRVQFHRKQTFDAGATPGLDDFERPDLKSVSGDLVSELKTITDERERTESELADLRQELDKKKQRITQLERELEEAQDMSEMADTFAQALLQKAEAPYRGGGGRNLAREANGVSGSDDSAPEPQRRDDDPGEEGRLADDQSELYDYERPEATAGDGEDVGVGGGAVATAATNGESAAEVEASDGSSESDANVGASPDRVAAAVPETDGVDISPARSRSGFNEIEDATAFLDGDELRHRKAVVAGFVRAVESLEGVTREMLAAYRRAGRTTPVEAHLSADGSGDRRYAYARNKVLRRAGFVEHRSKGEYEYVLPDLVRRVYGDHTDEQDLVEVVAEIEARAGLNPDLSP, from the coding sequence ATGAGCGAGGAGACTATCACCGTCGCGGACGTGAGCGACGGGGTCGGCGGGGAGTCGGGTCTGTCCGCCGGCACGCCGATTTCGCTCCCGGTGGTCGAGATTCTGACCGGCCGGGGGTTCATCACGGGCAAGTCAGGCAGCGGGAAGTCGAACACGGCGTCGGTCGTCATCGAGAAACTGCTGGAAAACAACTTCCCCGTTCTCATCGTCGACAGCGACGGCGAGTACTACGGGCTGAAAGAGGAGTTCGAGGTGCTCCACGTCGGCGCCGACGAGGAGTGTGACATCCAAGTGTCGGCGGAACACGCCGGGAAGATCGCGTCGCTGGCGCTCGAACAGAACGTCCCCATCATCCTCGACGTCTCGGGCTACCTCGACGAGGAGGAGGGATCGAAACTCATCCGCGAGACGGCGCGGCAACTGTTCGCGAAAGAGAAGAAACTGAAGAAGCCGTTCTTGATGCTCGTCGAGGAGTGCCACGAGTACATCCCCGAGGGTGCAGGGATGGACAAGACGGGCAAGACCCTCATCAAGATCGGCAAGCGCGGCCGCAAACACGGCCTCGGTATCGTCGGCATCTCCCAGCGCCCCGCCGACGTCAAGAAGGACTTCATAACGCAGTGCGACTGGCTCTGTTGGCACCGCCTCACCTGGGACAACGACACGAAAGTCGTCTCTCGTATCCTCGGCAGCGAGTACGGCGACGCAGTCGAGGACTTAGACGACGGTGAGTCGTTCCTGATGACCGACTGGGCAGAGTCCATCCGACGGGTGCAGTTCCACCGCAAGCAGACGTTCGACGCGGGCGCGACGCCCGGCCTCGACGATTTCGAGCGACCGGACCTCAAGTCGGTGTCGGGCGACCTGGTCTCGGAACTGAAGACCATCACCGACGAACGCGAGCGGACCGAGTCGGAACTGGCGGACCTCCGGCAGGAACTCGACAAGAAGAAGCAGCGCATCACGCAGTTGGAGCGAGAACTGGAGGAGGCGCAGGATATGTCGGAGATGGCCGACACCTTCGCGCAGGCGCTGCTCCAGAAAGCCGAGGCCCCGTATCGCGGCGGCGGCGGGCGCAACCTCGCTCGTGAGGCGAACGGCGTCAGCGGGTCGGACGACTCGGCCCCCGAACCCCAACGCCGCGACGACGACCCCGGCGAGGAGGGGAGACTGGCGGACGACCAGTCGGAACTGTACGACTACGAGCGACCCGAGGCCACCGCTGGCGACGGCGAGGACGTCGGCGTCGGTGGCGGAGCCGTCGCAACCGCGGCGACCAACGGCGAGTCGGCGGCCGAGGTCGAGGCGTCCGACGGGTCTAGTGAATCGGATGCAAACGTCGGCGCGAGTCCCGACCGCGTCGCGGCGGCGGTCCCCGAGACCGACGGCGTCGACATCTCCCCCGCGCGGTCGCGGTCGGGGTTCAACGAGATAGAGGACGCGACGGCGTTCCTCGACGGCGACGAACTCCGACACCGGAAGGCGGTGGTCGCGGGGTTCGTCCGTGCCGTCGAGTCGCTGGAGGGCGTGACCCGCGAGATGCTCGCCGCTTATCGGCGCGCTGGGCGCACGACACCCGTCGAGGCACACCTCTCGGCCGACGGCTCTGGTGACCGCCGGTACGCGTACGCCCGCAACAAGGTGCTCCGCCGGGCGGGGTTCGTCGAACATCGGAGCAAAGGCGAGTACGAGTACGTCCTGCCCGACCTCGTGCGTCGGGTGTACGGCGACCACACTGACGAACAGGACCTCGTCGAGGTCGTCGCCGAGATTGAAGCCCGCGCGGGGCTGAATCCGGATCTGTCGCCGTGA
- a CDS encoding S8 family peptidase, translating into MADHSRRRVLKGIGATAAGVSLGVGSASASTADERFLIDLDEVSRSEVPEDVEIIHDLSLSNVLVARGDQTDVGTSTATASDLRIDLSDDDTGAVVEEDGPEASGSGASHNHDGPASNTELQWDKRVQNLSNDQTDKPGNGRVVHDVSTGEGTRIAVVDSGVYDGHPDLVDVVNEDLSANFTTDSFDWRPSGAGNHGTHVAGTIAATNSNDGPGGGVLGTAPNTEIVSLRMFSGLEGYVGDGLAAWEYAAQIGCDAINYSVGYTVSDTEKYPGLLQLEQIISQVATAVRSEGTIIVNSAGNAALDMDAPNQLSLPTEADDVFGVAATGPIGFSWGNKHDDNEEKWLEGNALEEPTSEPAVYTNYGDAVDVSAGGGNYDLAEIQAGNTKAYNDLVFSTINTTDQDGNVVAGYGWKAGTSMAAPQVAGAVALVKSLRPDATPDEVEGLIQETASMPDEGERYHGAGHLDLEALVRAADGNGRE; encoded by the coding sequence ATGGCAGACCACAGCAGGCGACGGGTCCTGAAAGGGATCGGTGCAACGGCCGCGGGTGTCTCTCTTGGCGTGGGATCGGCGAGTGCGTCGACGGCGGACGAACGGTTTCTGATCGACCTCGACGAAGTCTCCCGAAGTGAGGTTCCCGAGGACGTGGAGATCATCCACGACCTCTCGCTGTCGAACGTCCTCGTCGCACGCGGTGACCAGACAGACGTCGGGACGAGTACGGCGACGGCATCGGACCTGCGGATCGACCTGAGCGACGACGATACCGGCGCGGTTGTCGAGGAAGACGGCCCGGAGGCGTCCGGGTCGGGCGCGAGCCACAACCACGACGGGCCAGCGAGTAACACGGAACTCCAGTGGGACAAACGCGTACAGAATCTGAGCAACGACCAGACCGACAAGCCCGGCAACGGTCGCGTCGTCCACGACGTGTCGACGGGTGAGGGAACACGGATCGCGGTCGTCGATTCTGGCGTATACGACGGCCACCCGGACCTCGTGGACGTGGTCAACGAGGACCTCTCGGCGAACTTCACCACTGACTCGTTCGACTGGCGGCCCAGCGGTGCCGGCAACCACGGCACGCACGTCGCCGGGACTATCGCGGCGACGAACAGCAACGACGGCCCAGGCGGCGGCGTCCTCGGCACCGCACCAAACACGGAGATTGTCTCACTGCGGATGTTCTCTGGGCTGGAAGGATACGTCGGCGACGGATTGGCCGCGTGGGAGTATGCCGCTCAGATCGGTTGTGACGCGATCAACTACAGCGTCGGCTACACCGTCTCTGACACAGAAAAGTATCCGGGACTGCTACAACTAGAACAGATCATCAGTCAAGTCGCAACTGCGGTCCGATCCGAGGGGACGATTATCGTCAACTCCGCGGGTAACGCCGCGCTCGATATGGACGCCCCGAACCAACTCAGCCTCCCGACAGAGGCCGACGACGTGTTCGGCGTCGCTGCGACCGGCCCGATTGGGTTCAGTTGGGGGAATAAACACGACGACAACGAGGAGAAGTGGCTCGAGGGGAACGCACTCGAAGAGCCGACGAGCGAGCCTGCCGTCTACACGAACTACGGCGATGCAGTCGACGTCAGCGCCGGTGGCGGCAACTACGACCTGGCGGAGATCCAAGCGGGGAACACGAAAGCGTACAACGACCTCGTGTTTTCGACGATCAACACGACCGACCAGGACGGGAACGTCGTCGCCGGGTACGGCTGGAAAGCGGGCACCTCGATGGCCGCACCACAAGTCGCCGGCGCTGTCGCACTCGTGAAGTCGCTGCGCCCCGACGCGACCCCCGACGAGGTGGAGGGGCTCATCCAAGAGACCGCCAGTATGCCCGACGAAGGCGAGCGGTACCACGGCGCTGGTCACCTCGATCTGGAAGCGCTCGTGCGTGCCGCAGACGGGAACGGCAGGGAGTAA
- the hflX gene encoding GTPase HflX, producing MNTRDRLTGGRAVIAARDADTTPDTTEIRRLAAAAGYDVVGEVTQRRAEDLRYNLGTGKTKELAAAVSDADADAVVFDGSLSPGQYADLLGVLPTGTTLVDRYRLVLDIFAEGAGSAAARTQVRLATLRYELPRLERMEGESALNRAFFEKGSPVLDAKRRIDALEAKLADLTDAAADRRRKRREEGFDLVALAGYTNAGKSTLLRRLADDLDSPESDGDAGGDGDAGGDDDDAAGGGESDHADLATTASVEDRLFETLETTTRRATVDGRRVLLTDTVGLVADLPHDIVRSFSATLDEIGTSDVVLAVVDASADAETLERRLATTVDVLAADASGPVIPVVNKVDRLDADQRAAALETVETVLAAAEVDTRDPVAVSARDGDGCDALRTALIDALPSEMAEFVVPNSGETQALVSWLHERGDTAVTYSGETVEIRFSGRPAVVEEARRRAGNLGGS from the coding sequence GTGAACACACGAGACAGACTGACGGGCGGGCGAGCGGTGATCGCCGCCCGCGACGCGGATACGACACCCGACACGACAGAGATACGGCGACTCGCGGCGGCCGCCGGCTACGACGTGGTCGGCGAGGTGACACAGCGACGCGCCGAGGACCTCCGGTACAACCTCGGGACGGGCAAGACGAAGGAACTCGCAGCAGCAGTGAGCGACGCCGACGCGGATGCGGTCGTCTTCGACGGGTCGCTCTCGCCGGGGCAGTACGCCGACCTCCTCGGCGTGCTTCCGACGGGGACGACGCTCGTCGATCGGTATCGACTGGTACTGGACATCTTCGCCGAGGGCGCCGGCTCTGCGGCCGCACGGACGCAGGTTCGACTCGCGACCCTCCGGTACGAACTCCCGCGACTGGAGCGGATGGAAGGCGAGTCGGCGCTGAACCGGGCGTTCTTCGAGAAGGGGTCGCCGGTGCTGGACGCGAAGCGCCGCATCGACGCCCTGGAGGCGAAACTCGCGGACCTCACCGACGCGGCGGCCGACCGCCGCCGCAAGCGTCGTGAGGAGGGGTTCGACCTCGTCGCACTCGCGGGGTACACGAACGCCGGGAAGTCGACACTGTTGCGACGACTCGCCGACGACCTCGACAGCCCGGAGTCGGACGGTGACGCCGGTGGCGACGGCGATGCGGGAGGCGACGATGACGACGCGGCGGGCGGCGGGGAGAGCGACCACGCAGACCTCGCCACGACCGCGAGCGTCGAGGATCGCCTGTTCGAGACGCTAGAGACGACGACGCGGCGGGCGACCGTCGACGGGCGGCGAGTGCTGCTCACAGATACGGTCGGCCTCGTCGCGGACCTGCCGCACGACATCGTGCGGTCGTTCTCGGCGACGCTCGACGAGATTGGCACGAGCGACGTCGTCCTCGCGGTCGTCGACGCCAGCGCCGACGCCGAGACGCTCGAACGCAGACTGGCGACGACCGTGGACGTCCTCGCCGCGGACGCGAGCGGTCCGGTCATTCCGGTCGTGAACAAAGTCGACCGCCTCGACGCCGACCAACGGGCCGCCGCACTGGAGACAGTCGAGACTGTCCTCGCGGCGGCCGAGGTAGACACGCGCGACCCGGTCGCCGTCAGCGCTCGTGACGGCGACGGCTGTGACGCCCTCCGTACGGCGCTCATTGACGCGCTTCCGAGCGAGATGGCCGAGTTCGTCGTCCCCAACTCCGGCGAGACGCAGGCGCTCGTCTCGTGGCTCCACGAACGCGGGGACACGGCGGTCACCTACAGTGGTGAGACGGTCGAGATACGGTTCTCCGGACGGCCGGCCGTCGTGGAGGAAGCCCGTCGACGCGCGGGCAACCTCGGAGGGTCGTAG
- the hisC gene encoding histidinol-phosphate transaminase: MNTRDLSANSPYVPGQGVEEVARELGLDPDELVKLSSNENPFGPSPKAIEAAKAATEDAHVYPKAAHTDLTEALATKWDLAPEQVWVSPGADGALDYLSRAMLAPGDEVLVPDPGFAYYPMTARYHHGEVATYPLSKADGFTQTAEGVLDAYDGERIVYVTTPHNPAGTEFPRDELVALLEGVDEETLVVVDEAYGEYTNTPSAAGLLDDYENVAVTRTFSKAYGLAGLRIGYALVPEAWADAYARVNTPFAANAVALDAARAALDDDDHVDQSVESAVWAREYIAEELDAPTVDSAGNFVLADVGDGAAVAERAQERGVIVRDTGSFGLPECVRVSCGTEAETRTAVETLNEILVELDLGAEV; this comes from the coding sequence ATGAACACACGCGACCTCTCGGCGAACTCCCCGTACGTGCCGGGGCAGGGCGTCGAGGAGGTGGCCCGCGAGTTGGGGCTCGACCCCGACGAGTTGGTGAAACTCTCCTCGAACGAGAACCCGTTCGGCCCGTCGCCGAAGGCAATCGAGGCCGCGAAGGCCGCGACCGAGGACGCCCACGTCTACCCGAAGGCCGCTCACACGGACCTCACCGAGGCGCTGGCGACGAAGTGGGACCTCGCGCCCGAACAGGTGTGGGTGTCGCCCGGTGCTGACGGTGCGCTCGACTACCTCTCGCGGGCGATGCTCGCGCCCGGCGACGAGGTGCTCGTTCCCGACCCCGGGTTCGCGTACTACCCGATGACCGCCCGCTACCACCACGGCGAGGTGGCGACGTACCCGCTCTCGAAGGCAGACGGCTTCACGCAGACTGCTGAGGGCGTCCTCGACGCCTACGACGGCGAGCGTATCGTCTACGTCACGACGCCGCACAACCCCGCGGGGACGGAGTTCCCGCGCGATGAACTGGTCGCACTGCTGGAGGGCGTCGACGAGGAGACGCTCGTCGTCGTCGACGAGGCGTACGGCGAGTACACCAACACGCCCTCTGCGGCGGGGCTACTCGACGACTACGAGAACGTCGCCGTCACGCGCACCTTCTCGAAGGCGTACGGCCTCGCCGGACTCCGCATCGGCTACGCACTCGTGCCCGAGGCGTGGGCCGACGCGTACGCCCGCGTGAACACGCCCTTCGCGGCCAACGCCGTCGCCCTCGATGCGGCGCGTGCCGCCCTCGACGACGACGACCACGTCGACCAGAGCGTCGAGTCGGCCGTGTGGGCCCGCGAGTACATCGCCGAGGAACTCGACGCGCCCACCGTCGACAGCGCGGGCAACTTCGTCCTCGCGGACGTGGGCGACGGCGCGGCGGTCGCCGAACGCGCACAGGAACGGGGCGTCATCGTCCGCGACACCGGGTCGTTCGGCCTGCCGGAGTGCGTTCGCGTCTCCTGCGGAACGGAGGCGGAGACGCGAACGGCCGTCGAGACGCTGAACGAGATACTCGTGGAGTTGGACCTCGGGGCCGAGGTGTGA